A genomic stretch from Helianthus annuus cultivar XRQ/B chromosome 1, HanXRQr2.0-SUNRISE, whole genome shotgun sequence includes:
- the LOC110873200 gene encoding uncharacterized protein LOC110873200 isoform X1, translating to MIHCDYCGLYENDCVCGHNTIRFEWSWVSDDDDTNIGIRAKGLTGSGRSCDQDGNRICGNKGKSVETDHGEDVIVRSGKCGRTAEEDEYAQGKPTMRTGKSPVKKFPRKVFPKGLVKKSGKKSNAPVGRPRKPGVRCFKCKEFGHIASICPSKYIKLSPLPIESDYIVKDTCGGKWDSIWVVDPTFKTHMTGNRNMFKCFKRHFGVVTNESRKDFSFVHGIGEVRVPVDGKDKTIPCVSYAPSLDKNVLSLEQLLFQGIETVTMGETCVLKKMFGCRSKGFDIYEDKSEVDLEQDYLNAFYDNLGVDNGYKKEKKEFQECLGEYYEREFEKTRNKKKVYGENSKAKKKEVVYSKKAKKALLIYIEGEKDNPRQSRETLRERALILSQLEEDVIERNMIMESCVEPGDLITLHEEIKKHQRFFDAPFEEVLVWFITDFLGIVCEKAMPPELIDGLRP from the coding sequence ATGATACACTGTGATTATTGTGGGTTGTATGAAAACGATTGTGTGTGCGGTCACAACACCATCCGTTTCGAatggtcctgggtttccgatgacgatgataccaacattggtatcagagccaaaggtttaaCAGGAAGCGGAAGGAGTTGTGATCAAGATGGGAACCGGATTTGTGGAAACAAAGGAAAATCGGTGGAAACCGATCACGGTGAAGATGTTATTGTTCGTAGTGGAAAGTGCGGCCGGACGGCGGAAGAGGATGAGTACGCGCAGGGGAAGCCAACCATGCGAACCGGGAAATCACCGGTGAAGAAGTTTCCAAGGAAAGTGTTTCCAAAGGGTTTGGTGAAGAAGTCCGGTAAGAAATCTAATGCACCGGTGGGTAGGCCGAGGAAACCGGGAGTCCGATGTTTCAAGTGCAAGGAATTCGGTCATATCGCATCGATTTGCCCAAGTAAGTATATCAAGTTATCACCGTTACCAATTGAAAGTGATTATATTGTGAAAGATACTTGTGGTGGCAAATGGGATTCAATATGGGTTGTTGAtcccacattcaaaacacatatGACGGGAAACCGGAATATGTTTAAGTGTTTCAAGAGACACTTTGGGGTTGTGACAAACGAAAGTAGGAAAGATTTTTCGTTTGTGCATGGAATAGGAGAAGTGAGAGTGCCGGTGGACGGCAAAGACAAGACGATCCCGTGCGTAAGTTATGCACCAAGTCTAGACAAGAATGTTTTAAGTCTAGAACAACTCTTGTTTCAAGGGATAGAAACGGTTACCATGGGGGAAACGTGTGTGTTAAAGAAGATGTTTGGATGTCGTTCGAAAGGATTCGACATTTATGAAGACAAGTCGGAAGTCGACTTGGAACAAGATTATCTCAATGCATTCTACGATAATCTTGGTGTTGACAACGGCtacaagaaggaaaagaaagaattCCAAGAGTGTTTGGGTGAATACTACGAAAGGGAATTCGAGAAAAcaagaaacaagaagaaagtgTACGGTGAAAATTCAAAGGCTAAAAAGAAGGAAGTTGTGTATTCCAAGAAAGCGAAAAAGGCGCTTTTGATTTACATTGAAGGCGAAAAAGATAACCCGCGTCAATCAAGAGAAACGCTTCGGGAACGAGCGTTAATTCTCTCACAACTCGAGGAGGACGTCATCGAAAGAAATATGATTATGGAAAGTTGTGTGGAACCGGGAGATCTTATTACATTGCACGAGGAAATAAAGAAACACCAAAGATTCTTCGATGCACCATTCGAAGAAGTCTTGGTTTGGTTCATTACGGATTTCCTCGGGATCGTATGTGAGAAAGCAATGCCGCCAGAACTGATCGATGGCCTGAGACCTTAG
- the LOC110873200 gene encoding polyadenylate-binding protein 2 isoform X3, with protein sequence MKTIVCAVTTPSVSNGPGFPMTMIPTPTCQYEPRPGGSRAGVPGPQNHQQPLPLMQQQAQCSQMGPTPIALAGASCMPMFPPGLGQQFFYGQAQPTFIPPQPGFGHQYQLVQPGQLRPRPGGSRAGVPGQQIQQQMVPIGPMSHHAPMSYRYDAGNVMQLSDAGGSSALANAFPTEQRNMLDDNLYPLTEQDTTEVLHWLELP encoded by the exons ATGAAAACGATTGTGTGTGCGGTCACAACACCATCCGTTTCGAatggtcctgggtttccgatgacgatgataccaac acCGACATGTCAGTACGAACCGCGCCCAGGTGGAAGCCGTGCCGGTGTTCCTGGGCCGCAAAATCACCAACAACCTCTTCCTCTTATGCAACAACAG GCACAATGTTCACAAATGGGTCCAACTCCAATAGCACTTGCTGGAGCTAGTTGCATGCCAATGTTCCCTCCCGGGTTAGGTCAACAATTTTTTTATGGTCAAGCTCAACCTACCTTCATTCCTCCCCAA CCTGGTTTTGGGCATCAGTATCAACTTGTTCAGCCAGGTCAGCTTAGACCGCGTCCAGGTGGAAGCCGTGCTGGTGTTCCTGGGCAGCAGATTCAGCAACAG ATGGTGCCAATTGGACCAATGTCTCATCACGCACCAATGTCTTATCGATATGATGCTGGGAATGTGATGCAATTAAGTGATGCTGGTGGAAGCTCTGCACTTGCAAATGCTTTCCCAACAGAGCAAAGGAAT ATGTTGGATGACAATCTATACCCACTCACGGAACAGGACACCACAGAGGTTCTTCACTGGCTGGAATTACCATAA
- the LOC110873200 gene encoding polyadenylate-binding protein 2 isoform X2 — MKTIVCAVTTPSVPNGPGFPMTMIPTPTCQYEPRPGGSRAGVPGPQNHQQPLPLMQQQAQCSQMGPTPIALAGASCMPMFPPGLGQQFFYGQAQPTFIPPQPGFGHQYQLVQPGQLRPRPGGSRAGVPGQQIQQQMVPIGPMSHHAPMSYRYDAGNVMQLSDAGGSSALANAFPTEQRNMLDDNLYPLTEQDTTEVLHWLELP, encoded by the exons ATGAAAACGATTGTGTGTGCGGTCACAACACCATCCGTTCCGAatggtcctgggtttccgatgacgatgataccaacacCGACATGTCAGTACGAACCGCGCCCAGGTGGAAGCCGTGCCGGTGTTCCTGGGCCGCAAAATCACCAACAACCTCTTCCTCTTATGCAACAACAG GCACAATGTTCACAAATGGGTCCAACTCCAATAGCACTTGCTGGAGCTAGTTGCATGCCAATGTTCCCTCCCGGGTTAGGTCAACAATTTTTTTATGGTCAAGCTCAACCTACCTTCATTCCTCCCCAA CCTGGTTTTGGGCATCAGTATCAACTTGTTCAGCCAGGTCAGCTTAGACCGCGTCCAGGTGGAAGCCGTGCTGGTGTTCCTGGGCAGCAGATTCAGCAACAG ATGGTGCCAATTGGACCAATGTCTCATCACGCACCAATGTCTTATCGATATGATGCTGGGAATGTGATGCAATTAAGTGATGCTGGTGGAAGCTCTGCACTTGCAAATGCTTTCCCAACAGAGCAAAGGAAT ATGTTGGATGACAATCTATACCCACTCACGGAACAGGACACCACAGAGGTTCTTCACTGGCTGGAATTACCATAA